The sequence AATATTCTGAAGAATCTTTTCACATTGCACAAACAAGATGCGAAAAATAAATCTGCatatcaattaaatttaaaaaagcaGCACAAATCACATCACATTAAATTAATCCGACTGACAAAATCTGTGATTAATAATTTCAAATCGGCAAATCCCAACTGATTAAACTTCCACACAATGCTGTCCGCTTACAGTTGCTTTCAATAAATCAGCACACACAAATAGCCAAACGACGTCGCATTTGAGCTAGCCGGAGAGATGGCGGAGGAAGACGTCCACGGCGGCGGCGGATTCGTGAGGGCGGATCAGATAGATCTGAAGAGCATCGACGAGCAGCTCAACCGGCATATCACCAGAGCTCTGACCATGGAAAAGAAGAAGCAGGAGAATGGAGGAAAGCAGCAGCAGCAggatgaattgagggagatTCCGGCGAGGCAAGACTGGGAAATCGACGCCTCGAAGCTCGTGGTCAAAGCGGTGCTGGCGCGGGGTACTTTTGGACCGTTCACCGCGGCGTTTACGACGGAGAGGATGTTGCAGgtatatttattgaatttttccttTATATGGATCGAGATAAATTAGATTCAAAGATGGTCGAATTAGACTGAATCTTGTGTAGCTGTTTTCAATTCAGCAATGTGGCTAATTGACATGTTTTGGAATGGGAAACCTTTTTGCGGCGGTGAAACTGGTTTATGCATTCCATGTGTTTGTTAATTTGTCTCAATATCAGTAGGCATAAACCTTGCAGTATTTATGCTAATTTTTTATTCATAGACAGTTACAGGAGCTTTTCATGTCCAATTTTTTGATGATTAGTAGTTTTCTTGAAGGGAATAGTAGAATTATATGAAGAAATGAAATTCTGGCCCTCATTTGCTTGATAGTTGATACACCACCATATATAGAAAAATGGGCTATTTCTAAATATCCCATAAAAAGAGGGGACTGTTTATGAAATAAGGGAACACTGATGATAAAAGCTTATTCTGATATTGTTAACACTAATTTCAAGCTGCTACTGTGTTTCGATTCCCCGTCCCTTTACTGATGCTAGTTGTTGAGTGGTGACTTAGATTCATAGTGTATGCTTCCGTAGCAGTTGATTTCTTTTATCTCTAGTAAAACTTCTCGACTGGGGGGAAGAAGGCCACCGGTCACAAGCTGAAGTAGCTTCCCTTCGAGCAGCTTTTGCACAAGAAGTTGCTGTATGGCACAAGCTTGATCATCCAAATGTTACAAAGGTTACGATTTTCTGCTAAAATGTTGGATCATTGCTTGTCCTTTTATCCTCTATTGCAAATTGCCCTTATTTCTCTCAAGATGTGATGCTGGCCTCTGTCTAAGAACAAACTCAGTATGCCTTTGGCTGTTCGGGATTTTAAGCATACCATGATTTGTCATGCCTCGGTGCTGATTTGCCTCTGCAGTTCGTAGGAGCTACATTGGGTGCACCAGAGCTGAACATACAAAAAGACAGTGGCCAACTTGGAATGGCGCGTAATGTCTGCTGTGTCGTGGTTGAATATCTACCCGGAGGAACCCTTAAAAATTTCCTCATTAGAAATATAAGGACGAAACTTGCTTTCAAAGTGGTTATTCAGCTAGCTTTGGATCTTGCACGAGGGTAAGACTTCACCTTGATCTCACTGtgatttgcattgattttacaTTTGCTGGTTATTTCAATCACTTGACTTTTCTATGCTAAATTTCCACAGCTTAAGCTATCTTCACTCTCAGAAGATCGTGCACAGGGATGTGAAAACAGAGAACATGCTTCTCGATAAGAAGAGAACAATCAAAATCGCTGATTTTGGTGTCGCACGTGTCGAGGCTTCAAATCCTAACGAGATGACTGGGGAGACTGGCACCCTCGGTTACATGGCACCCGAGGTACATCTATGTCATCTCCCAAAGTAGACACCCCATTAACGATTATATCATTTGCAGTATGGCTTACTTTTCTTCGGTTCAATCTTTCACAGGTCCTCAATGGCCACCCCTACAATAGGAAATGCGATGTATATAGCTTCGGTATTTGCTTATGGGAGATATATTGCTGCGACATGCCATATCCAAACCTCAGCTTCTCTGAATTGACTTCAGCTGTCGTGCATCAGGTACATAAAAACTTAAAAATGTGTGTTCTTCAAGATCTTCAGTTTTGAAGTAAATCATCATTGTATGCAGAATTTGAGGCCAGAGATACCCCGGTGCTGCCCGAGTTCTATTGCGAATGTGATGAGACGATGCTGGGATGCCAACTCGGACAAGAGGCCGGAGATGGATGAAGTGGTTTCCATGTTGGAAGCCATTGATACATCAAAGGGAGGTGGCATGATTCCTCCCAATAAATCTCAAGGTTGTTTCTGCTTTCGCCCGAGAAGAGGGCCTTGAGAAATCTCTTATCCATTTCAAGTTTGTACAGTGTTGATGTTCGTAGCAAGCTTAGCTTCGATAAACTATACTAGCTAGCTTCTCCTTCATCTCTTGCTTTTCGTATTAGAATTATGTATCCAAACTCTTGCTCAATTCAAAAACAAAATGAACATTTTGAGTTCATTGTGGAAATGGTTTAATTCATTTTGTagccaaaaaaataattttcttagTTAACATAGAACGAAATAATATACTACTCTTAAGTAGTAGGAGTACTAGATAGAGAGTAGTCTTATGTCAAAGTGATATGAATCAATTATTCTTTTACTCCTTCACTTAACATCACAATTTTATCACTATCTCATTTCATTATTTGTACTATTAATGAATCTTATagcctttttatttaattatattatatatgaggcagtgataaaatgcaaattctAAATATTATGCAAATTATAAACCATGATTTGGACGgtcagaaaatatcaacaaatgacaaaataatagcaacaaaaaatgtcaacacaagaAGAGCACAAAAGAATTTCCACCATATCCATACTTAGCAGCCATGATGAATTGCATGCTTTGTATTTTCTACGGTTTACCCTATTTTCAACCAAACAACAATTTCGTCATCACAATAAATTCATTCGGCCTATTTTTGGAGATCATTTACCTTTCTATTTTCTTCTTGTACTCCTCGAAGAAAAAGTACAAGGtaacaaattaattattaaagttGGAGTTTTTATCATTTGACCTAAAAAATGTCTACTTAATTATTTACTGGTACTACTATTTACTAATTTGAATCAGTTGATTACATCCATAAGCATTTTTGTTGAGCTTGTTGTATTGGGAGGGTTCGTTGCCATCACTATTCTTTGCTTCCATACACACGAGAAAAGGTCTATGTTTGTCGGAATCCTCTGCAATATTTTTGAGATCATTATGTATGCTTGCCCTTTTGGCAATCTGGTAAATAATTACACcctcatctttttcttttatttttttcaaaaaattatgttGATGATAGTGAAATATGATGTGTTTGTGCATGCAGCTTAATGTTATCAAGACAAAGTGATGCGGAGCAGGAAActttgtgatttgttttaaataatttaatctccaattaattagttattttcttttttttttgttaaagtcGGCGTGAGTGACTcctttagggtttagaattccttctttaaattaaattgtaatAGTCATTAGCCGTCATCTTGGTTTTGAGATTAATAGAAACGGATCTTCGATCCTGTGTCAGGTGTTACCAGAGCCATGGCTGACGATTCCGTGGTAGGCAATCTTTGCGGACATGATCACGGCGATGGTCCTGTGCCGATGAGAGATTGCTCGTTGTTGCGCCGTTTGGAGCAACACTTTGATTTGCGTTTCGATGCCACACAAATGCAAATTGAAGGGGTAAGCAGAAGGCTGGATGTATTAGAAGTGGGTGTAGGCTCTACAGGCAGGACGGAAAGGATCAGACGGGAGGACGGTCGGCGTCTCCGTAGGGAGAGTCGAGTGGATGTATCGTCTGAGTCAGAATCTGATGAATCGGGCCCATCAAGGCGCTCAAGACATTCAAAATCATTGACGAGATCAGGGGGTTCGTGACGTCATAATAGTGAAACTTCTGATGGGCTAGAGGAGAGTGTTAATGAATCTGCGTCGATACAAAGAAATAATCGTATGAGGGATCTCCGTAGGGGACGTGGTGGTGATCGTCATGTCGTAATGGAAAGGGATTGTGAAAGACCGAGGAAGCAAAGGACTCCACCTGGGTTTAGATTGAAGATTGACATTCTCACATTTGACGGGACTCTAAATATTGAGGGTTTTTTAGATTGGGTCGCTGAAGTAGATAGGTTCTTTGAGCATACCGATGTCCAAGAGAAAAAACGTGCCAGCATGGTTGCTTGTCGTTTGAAAGGAGAGGCCTCTGCATGGTGGGATCGGACGCTGCAAGAGCGTGAGGAACTTGGGAAGGCAAGAGTTTGTACTTGGCGAAAAATGAGAGGGATGCTAGTAGATGAATTTTTACCAATGGACTATGATCAAGTCTTGTTCAACAGTCCAACGCTGCCAGCAAGGAACTCGATCGGTGCACGAGTATACATGTGGGTTTAATCGTCTTACAACCAGAAATAAGTTGTTGGAAACCATGGCGCAAAAGGTGGCGCGATACCTTGATGGGTTGAAGCCCCAGATACGTAATAAGATCGGCATTCAGGCAATCCATTCTTTGAGGGATGCTAAAGGCTTCGCTCTAAAAGCCGAACAAATGATTCAATAGAATCCGTTTAGAACCAATTGAGGAGGTGACCGGAGTAGGATGACGGGTCAGCCGAACAGCCAATCAGGCGGAGATGAGAGTAATCCAGTGAATGGTCCGGTGGAAAAGAGAGGATCTGGTGAAGTCAATAAGGGTACTCCACATGTGGGTAACAAACCAAATACAAACCCATATGCCCGAGCATTTAGGGGTAAATGTTTTCGTTGCGGAGAGACGGGTCACACATCAAATATGTGCCCAGGGAGACGCACTGTTAATATTGCTGGGCAGAAGATAGATGATGAGGAGGCAGACTTTTGTGAACCAGATGGAGATAGCAATGATGATGATTGTGATTCATCCCTTAATTTTAGCAGTACAACTCACCCTCAAACCGGCGGTCAACTTTTGGGGAACATGCTTGGAGCTATATGTCAGGAAAAACCTCGCCAATGGGATGGGATGGGATGCAGCGTTGGCCCAAGCAGAGTTTGCGTATAATAGTGTCATTCACTCTTCGACTGGGCATGCACATTTTGAAGTCGTGTACACTAAGCCGCCAGCAATGACAGCTGCCAGTTAGTGTTGGGCAGAGACATGCGGCTGATGACTTCGCTGAGATGTTATACAGAAACTGCAGAAATCGAACCACCGTTACAAAACTGCAGCTGATCAACACAGGAAACTCAAGGTCTTTGCAGAGGGAGAGGAAGTGATGGTCTTCCTTAGGCGCCAACGTATTCCCACAGGGACTTACAACAAGTTACGTCCCAAGAAGATTGGTCCCTTCGACGCATTAATGATAATCCATATGTAGTTGATTTACCAAAGGACTACAATATATCCTCGACATTCAATGTGGCAGATTTGACGGCATACAGACCAGAAGTCGGACCCCAGTACCCGGATCCTGAATTTCATGAGTTCTCCCCCGGTGGAAGAGCATGATGCGGAGCAGGAAActttgtgatttgttttaaatattttaatctccaattaattagttattttccttttttttgttaaagTCAGCGTGAATGACTCCTAgctttagggtttagaattccTTCTTTAAATTAAGTTGTAATAGTCATTAGCTTATTGTTGCTGGTTTTGCTAATGGGATTACTTGGTTCACTTATGCCTTTCTCAAGACTGTTGATCCTTATATTGCTGTGAGTTAattatgtttttagttttcttaattaatgtttatatgatttttttgtaatgtttaaattaatttactttgattatttttttaattgtaggTTGGAAATGGGATTGGGGCATTGTTTGCTCTTATTCAGCTAGTTGTGTTTGCTTATTACAAATCCAAGCATAATAATGATAGTGATTCAGGTAGCGATGCGACATCAACGAGCGAAGAGTAGTCAAACTCCAGCCATGTGTACAATTAAAGATTGGAAATATAGCCAAAAATGTAGATTTTTTTTGTCACACTGTATTTCGAGCAATTAGGAggacattatttattattaataatatttaggATAAATTTTAAGGTTTCGAGTTTTATTCTCTTTTTGATATATTGAGTTATATTATAACGTGAAACAACAAGACATTAATATGTTTTTATGATGTAGATATAATGCATTAGAAGTCGTATATTATATATGTCTATCATTAACAAATTTGAGATTAAACTTGGTTCTCGGATCGGAATAGGATTTTTTCAAATTCAACACTCGATTTAAgctatttgtaatttgtatacGTTGTTTGGTTGCTCATTAAATGTACATGTAAAATATTATGTAGCTTTATGTgtattttaatactaataataataataataataatataattattattattattattattattattaaataatcaactcaaagtattttatttttgagattttttaaaTCTGTAAATGTTGATATACATAGAATCAGATAAATTTCGTTGAAATAATATATCAAGAAAAACGATATATATTACAACTAGAACTAGGCAACCTTATCCCAAAGTCAATTAGAGTTAGATATGTTATCAAATTCATAAACGGATAAATTAAGACTATGTCTATCATTTAGATATTTAAATTGCCTATATAAACACATGTTTACACAAGAATTCTGCATCACCAAAATCAGCATCTCATTCTTTCTTTCTCGCTTTTGTCATACAATTCTTTTTGAAGTTCAATATGCACGGAGTCAGTCTTGTTCGTTTCATCGTCGGCATTGTTGGTTTGTATCTCTTCATTCTAGTACTAGTTTCTTTGTTTAAtgttaataattttgttttgattcttataattttttttgtttcttttttgtcAGGCAACATAGTCTCGTTTGGACTGTTTCTGTCTCCAGTGTAAGCATATAAATCTCATGAAtttcttgaaaaaaatataattaatactcctagtatataGTTGTGGTGATGTGAAATATGAAATTTGCAGGACAACAATATGGAGCATCCACAAAAACAAAAGCATAATGGATTTCCATCCATATCCATTCCTTGCTGCTTTCATGAATTGCATTCTATGGATATTCTACGGCATGCCTTTTGTTCATCCCGATAGCACTCTCGTGGTCACTATTAATAGCGTTGGTCTCGCATTGGAGATTATATACCTAATTGTTTTCATGATCTATGCCGACAAGAAGTATAGGGTAAGATTAGTACATGTATtcatatttattatgattttcaaaccctaaccctaaccctaacacGACTTTATTGTTTTTCTCAGAAAATAATACCTCTCTTCATTCTTTGCGAGCTCGTGCTCTTTGCTATCATCATCATAGTCTCGCTCCTCGTCTTTCACACCACTACCGATAGGTCCATGTTAGTCGGTATTATCTGCGACGTCGCCGGCATTATCATGTATATCTCCCCTCTCAGCACCCTggtaaaccctaaccctaattccACTTTTCTTTTTCATGATGATACTcaaattgtttttaatttgacaaattgatttttattttacagAAACATGTTATAGAGACTAAGAATGCTGAGTCCATGCAATTTTGGCTTTGCCTATCCGGCTTCCTTAACGGTGGCATTTGGTTTTGCTATGCTTTCTTGAAGAAATTTGACCCTTACATTGCTGTGAGTTAATacttttaaaattcaattatataGCTTTTTTTTCCAAATAAATCATAATAATATATACTCAATTGTGTAGGCTGGCAATGGAATTGGAGGATTGTTTGGCGCGATCCAGCTCTTGGTGTACGCCTTTTACTACTTCAAAGCGAAGAACAATGTGGCTAACGACGGCAAGCAAAGTGATGCGCAACGGAAACTTTCTCaattagtttgattttttttattagagtTATGCAGCAGTTTGATCTTTTTGTTATTAGCAGATTAATTATTTTGTTCTAGCTTTCAAATTCGATTCTAGGGTTTTGTTTTGAGTTACTTCAAATTTTTGATATTGTTTTATTACATTTGCAATATATTTCAATTCCTTTTTTCTGAGGCACACTTCAATTCTCTATTTTGTGTCGATTAGTTTTGACTTTTGTAACTTGCTCCGAATATAAGAAAAATTAAACAAGAAGCCGCTAAAATTACTTTCGAAAGTTTGTCTTAGagcaaataatttaaaaaagatCAAACAAATTGGGAAGCCATCATTTGCACATCGCTTGGCTTGCCATCGTTTGACACATTGTTCTTGCCTTTGAAGTAGTAAAAAGCATACACCAAGAGTTGGATCGCACCAAACAATCCTCCAATTCCATTACCAGCCtacacaattaattaaatatattagtacTAATTACTTGAAAAAATAGGTTATAgtataattgaatttaaaaagtGATTAACTCACAGCAATATAAGGATCAAATTTCTTTAAGAAAGCATAGTAAAACCACATGCAACCGTTAAGGAAGCCGGATAAGCAAAGCCAAAATTGCATGGACTCAGCATTCTTAGTCTCTATAACATGTTTctgtaaaataaaaatcaatttgtcaaattaaaaacaatttgAGTATCATCATGAAAAAGAAAGGTGGAATTAATTAAACAGAACaaaaatgatttaattcatTAACCCCCAACAAAAGTAATGAATTGTTTTAGCCCAAAAACTTTTTAACGAAATAAGAGCccatttaaaaatcaaattaaggGCCCAGCCTATTATCGCTCTCACTCTTATGTAAGATCCTCGTTGTTGATTTTGGGCCAAGACTCTGAGGATTGGAATGGGCCCGAAGTCTcaaaagaatatatatacaaaaactACTACAAAAACATACCACCATCgtaaaaaaataatctcattttctTTGGACCGTCCATCAGAATTAGTATCtatctatttatagtaaaattatttcaaccactttttcactctctctttattattttacgaactttatattaaaactcgtatcatgTACTATCaagacttttttttttttgaacggAGGTAGTATTGTTTTCAAACAATTACTCTATAGTACTTCTCATCTCCTAAGTGGGAAAGTTTCTGGAGTGAATAATTACTAATCAACAATTTGAAAgataaaacaaacaaagattGTTATTGTAAAATACACAGCATGTGTCAAATTGGATGAAACTATCTAGTAGTTGTGGAGAAAGTGACAAGAGAGTAGCAATAAAACAAATACAAGAATGTCACAGTATCTTCAACCCCACTAccaaaaagaacaaagaaagtAGCACTAAGTTTTCTTACAAAGCACAAACTCATACATCCCAAAAGCATAAATTGTTCCTCCTCAGGTGCTTTTCCTTTTCTAAACATTGCCTGATTCTCTGTTTTtgaattactactactattttttaaaattcttttcactaactcatttttataAGAATTTTCATGTTGTCATTACCACTCATTAATTTAAGTAACATCATAGAAAATTATTAAAACACTAGCCATAATCTTTCTTGTGATCACCCACCTTTGTATAAAGCTACATgtcacattaattaattgttcaAATGGATATATTCAATAATTTGGTTGATGAATATCCCTGTCTGTTTAGCTTTTCTTTAGGGCAAGCCACCTTTAGTTAGACGGGAGGAGGACTAACAATCTTTGTCACCTATATTGAATCAATATATTAATCATGTAGACATAATTACTTATTCTAAAAATATGTACTACTGATATTTTTCTAttcaaaattgtcattttctaTAAGAATAAAGTTACTTAGATTTTCAATATGTTTAttactaataattaaaatagctTCGAAACAAAGCTACTTGCTAGGAGACGGAGTCAAATTGGGATGTCGAGaaaaaactaat is a genomic window of Salvia splendens isolate huo1 unplaced genomic scaffold, SspV2 ctg1138, whole genome shotgun sequence containing:
- the LOC121788760 gene encoding bidirectional sugar transporter SWEET5-like is translated as MHGVSLVRFIVGIVGNIVSFGLFLSPVTTIWSIHKNKSIMDFHPYPFLAAFMNCILWIFYGMPFVHPDSTLVVTINSVGLALEIIYLIVFMIYADKKYRKIIPLFILCELVLFAIIIIVSLLVFHTTTDRSMLVGIICDVAGIIMYISPLSTLKHVIETKNAESMQFWLCLSGFLNGGIWFCYAFLKKFDPYIAAGNGIGGLFGAIQLLVYAFYYFKAKNNVANDGKQSDAQRKLSQLV